A region of Kribbella sp. NBC_01245 DNA encodes the following proteins:
- a CDS encoding GH1 family beta-glucosidase → MNTVAAPVAVSVSEQDRALIASLPTDFRWGVATSSYQIEGAVDVDGRTPSIWDTFCRVPGAVHEGDNGDVACEHYTRMPADVAMLKDLAIDSYRFSVAWPRVQPRGRGPVNPAGLAFYDRLVDELLAQGIDPWLTLYHWDLPQELEDAGGWPARDTAYRFADYSMLVFDALQDRVKNWTTLNEPWCSAMLGYAYGLHAPGKQDFPAAMNAVHHLLLGHGLATKAMRAAASAPIDLAIVLNAATAYPATDAVEDVEAARRADGMGARIYLDPLVHGRYPADVVADLGKRGIELPIQDGDLEIISTPIDVLGLNYYFSQKFSGSDENGRTTDDEGNPISRTLPLGRPTTAMDWEIVPEGFTDLLVRISKDYPGIPLVVTENGAAFEDEADENGYVTDDGRTAYFVSHVAAVAAARQQGADVRGYFAWSLMDNFEWAYGYDKRFGIVRVDYDTQKRTPKQSALWYRDTILTTRGA, encoded by the coding sequence ATGAACACTGTTGCCGCGCCTGTGGCCGTATCTGTTTCCGAGCAGGATCGAGCGCTGATCGCGAGTCTGCCGACCGACTTCCGCTGGGGTGTCGCCACCTCGTCGTACCAGATCGAGGGCGCGGTGGACGTCGACGGCCGCACGCCTTCCATCTGGGACACCTTCTGCCGGGTGCCCGGTGCGGTGCACGAGGGTGACAACGGGGATGTCGCCTGCGAGCACTACACCCGGATGCCCGCCGACGTGGCCATGCTGAAGGATCTCGCGATCGACAGCTACCGGTTCTCGGTGGCGTGGCCGCGCGTGCAGCCGCGCGGGCGTGGGCCTGTGAACCCGGCCGGCCTGGCGTTCTATGACCGACTAGTGGACGAATTGCTTGCTCAGGGCATCGATCCGTGGCTGACGCTCTATCACTGGGATCTGCCGCAGGAGCTCGAGGACGCGGGCGGTTGGCCGGCGCGGGATACGGCGTACCGGTTCGCGGACTACTCGATGCTGGTGTTCGACGCGTTGCAGGATCGGGTCAAGAACTGGACCACGTTGAACGAGCCGTGGTGTTCCGCGATGCTCGGGTATGCCTATGGGTTGCACGCGCCTGGTAAGCAGGATTTCCCGGCCGCGATGAACGCCGTACATCACCTGTTGCTTGGGCATGGTCTTGCCACCAAGGCGATGCGGGCGGCCGCGTCTGCGCCGATCGACTTGGCCATCGTGCTGAACGCCGCGACGGCGTACCCGGCTACTGACGCTGTTGAGGATGTCGAGGCGGCGCGACGGGCCGACGGGATGGGGGCGCGGATCTACCTCGACCCGTTGGTCCATGGGCGGTATCCGGCTGACGTCGTGGCCGACCTGGGTAAGCGTGGGATCGAGCTGCCGATCCAGGATGGCGATTTGGAGATCATCTCGACGCCGATCGACGTACTCGGGCTGAACTACTACTTCAGCCAGAAGTTCAGCGGGTCGGACGAGAACGGCCGGACTACCGACGACGAGGGTAATCCGATCAGCCGGACGCTTCCGCTCGGCCGGCCGACGACGGCGATGGACTGGGAGATCGTGCCTGAGGGCTTCACCGATCTGCTGGTGCGGATCAGCAAGGACTACCCGGGGATCCCGCTGGTGGTGACGGAGAACGGTGCCGCCTTCGAGGACGAGGCGGACGAGAACGGCTACGTCACCGACGACGGCCGTACGGCGTACTTCGTCTCGCACGTGGCAGCTGTCGCGGCCGCGCGCCAGCAGGGCGCTGACGTACGCGGCTACTTCGCCTGGTCCCTCATGGACAACTTCGAATGGGCCTACGGCTACGACAAACGCTTCGGCATCGTCCGCGTCGACTACGACACCCAAAAGCGCACGCCGAAGCAAAGCGCCCTCTGGTATCGCGACACCATCCTCACCACCCGCGGCGCTTAG
- a CDS encoding ABC transporter ATP-binding protein, producing the protein MKPPVLEIKNLNVDYGLGDKAVQAVRDVTLTLRKGEVLGLAGESGSGKSTLAYGVTRLLPPPGVISGGSVIYHPPNGQPYDVMSLSDQDLRKFRWAETSIVFQGAMNSLNPVHKVSTQLLDVLKAHQPHTTPAARMARARELLKLVGISGDRMEAYPHQLSGGMRQRVMIGMALALEPQVVIMDEPTTALDVVMQRQILAQLVELRERLDFSVLFITHDLSLLVEFSDRIAIMYGGRIVEEARAADLYRDSLHPYSEGLLKSFPALRGPKKELAGIPGSPPDLRGMPTGCAFHPRCPHAFDRCSTEIPLLGNPTVRTDASRSVACWLHETNLTPVA; encoded by the coding sequence ATGAAGCCACCCGTGCTCGAGATCAAGAACCTCAACGTCGACTACGGCCTTGGTGACAAGGCGGTCCAGGCGGTTCGCGACGTCACGCTGACCTTGCGCAAGGGCGAGGTGCTCGGCCTGGCCGGCGAGAGTGGCAGCGGCAAGTCGACGCTGGCGTACGGCGTGACCCGGCTGCTGCCGCCTCCGGGCGTGATCAGCGGCGGCTCGGTCATCTACCACCCGCCGAACGGGCAGCCGTACGACGTGATGAGCCTTTCCGACCAGGATCTGCGCAAGTTCCGTTGGGCCGAGACGTCGATCGTGTTCCAGGGTGCGATGAACTCGCTGAACCCGGTGCACAAGGTCTCGACCCAGTTGCTCGACGTACTGAAGGCCCACCAGCCACACACCACTCCGGCCGCCCGGATGGCTCGCGCGCGGGAGTTGCTCAAGCTGGTCGGTATCTCCGGCGACCGGATGGAGGCGTACCCGCATCAGCTCTCCGGCGGTATGCGCCAGCGGGTGATGATCGGGATGGCGCTCGCGCTCGAACCGCAGGTCGTGATCATGGACGAGCCGACCACCGCGCTCGACGTGGTGATGCAGCGGCAAATCCTGGCCCAGCTGGTCGAACTACGCGAGCGGCTCGACTTCTCAGTCCTGTTCATCACGCACGACTTGTCCTTGCTGGTGGAGTTCTCCGACCGGATCGCGATCATGTACGGCGGTCGCATCGTCGAGGAGGCGCGGGCGGCCGACCTCTACCGGGACAGCCTGCATCCGTACAGCGAGGGCCTGCTGAAGTCGTTCCCGGCGTTGCGTGGTCCAAAGAAGGAGCTGGCCGGTATCCCCGGTTCGCCGCCGGACCTGCGCGGGATGCCCACGGGGTGTGCGTTCCACCCGCGCTGCCCGCACGCCTTCGACCGGTGCTCGACGGAGATCCCGCTGCTCGGTAATCCGACCGTCCGGACCGATGCAAGCCGATCGGTCGCCTGCTGGTTGCACGAAACCAACCTCACCCCGGTCGCCTGA
- a CDS encoding ABC transporter permease: protein MSVSASTATTVGPDGPVVAAETAPAAKRQRLRFVANGKAATGLVVLAFFVLIAIIGSWIAPFDPSARSSDILQGPSGKHWFGTTHLGQDIFSQILVGTRGVMFVGLLAGVIATVLSVLIGVSSGFLGGAADEGLSALSNVFLVIPALPLIIIVASTIPGAGDLMVALVIGLTSWAWGARVLRAQTLSLRRRDYVEAARATGESTWRIVCVEILPNLTAIIASSFVGTVIFAVMSEITLAFIGISTISEWNWGTILFWAQSQQALAQGAWWWFVPAGLAIAILGTALSLINFGIDEFVSPRLRNSGKTKVKTVDGRTVRMRVGFTPVLGTQPLATPVLRPAPADDDKVKDVVR, encoded by the coding sequence ATGTCCGTCTCCGCCAGCACCGCCACCACGGTCGGACCGGACGGCCCGGTCGTCGCCGCCGAAACCGCGCCCGCGGCGAAACGGCAGCGCCTGCGCTTCGTCGCCAACGGCAAGGCGGCCACCGGTCTCGTCGTACTCGCCTTCTTCGTCTTGATCGCGATCATCGGTTCGTGGATCGCGCCGTTCGACCCGTCCGCGCGTAGTAGCGACATCCTCCAGGGGCCATCCGGTAAGCACTGGTTCGGCACCACCCACCTGGGCCAGGACATCTTCAGCCAGATCCTGGTCGGCACCCGGGGCGTTATGTTCGTCGGGCTGCTGGCCGGCGTCATCGCGACTGTGCTGTCCGTGCTCATCGGTGTCAGCTCGGGCTTCCTCGGCGGTGCCGCCGACGAGGGACTGTCCGCACTGTCGAACGTCTTCCTGGTCATCCCGGCCCTGCCGCTGATCATCATCGTGGCCTCCACCATTCCCGGCGCGGGTGACCTGATGGTCGCCCTGGTCATCGGTTTGACGTCGTGGGCATGGGGGGCTCGAGTGTTGCGGGCGCAGACGTTGTCGCTACGACGGCGGGATTACGTCGAGGCCGCGCGCGCCACTGGTGAGAGCACCTGGCGCATCGTCTGTGTCGAGATCCTGCCGAACCTGACCGCGATCATCGCCTCCAGCTTCGTCGGCACGGTGATCTTCGCCGTCATGTCCGAGATCACGCTGGCCTTCATCGGTATCTCCACCATCTCCGAATGGAACTGGGGCACGATCCTGTTCTGGGCGCAGAGCCAGCAGGCCCTTGCCCAGGGCGCCTGGTGGTGGTTCGTACCGGCGGGTCTGGCCATCGCCATCCTCGGTACCGCGTTGTCGCTGATCAACTTCGGCATCGACGAGTTCGTCAGCCCGCGACTGCGCAACAGCGGCAAGACCAAGGTGAAGACGGTCGACGGCCGCACCGTGCGGATGCGGGTCGGGTTCACTCCCGTCCTCGGCACCCAGCCGCTCGCCACCCCCGTTCTCCGTCCGGCCCCGGCCGACGACGACAAGGTGAAGGACGTCGTGCGATGA
- a CDS encoding ABC transporter permease has translation MKFLLQRIAFYLFTAWAAITINFFIPRLIPGDPVTSLINRYQGQISTEALDSLYVLFGLDKDASMWSQYVDYWGQLFSGDLGLSFTFFPTPVASVIGQSLPWTVALVGITTMASFMIGTFLGVLAGWRRGSWIDGLLPATTFLSSIPYFWLGLIAIALFAGQGSYFPSSGGYEPGLVPSWDGEFIGSAIRHSLLPAITILISSVSGWILGMRNMMITVASEDYITVAHAKGLSERRVMVGYAARNALLPNVAGFALSLGFIVGGTLLVEIVFSYPGIGFNLFQAVGSKDYPLMQGVFLVITLSVLVANLIADVAYLVLDPRTRKEG, from the coding sequence GTGAAGTTCCTGCTGCAGCGGATCGCGTTCTATCTCTTCACCGCGTGGGCCGCGATCACGATCAACTTCTTCATCCCGCGGCTGATCCCGGGTGACCCGGTCACCTCGCTGATCAACCGGTACCAGGGCCAGATCAGCACGGAGGCGCTCGACTCTCTCTATGTGCTGTTCGGGTTGGATAAAGACGCCAGCATGTGGAGTCAGTACGTCGACTACTGGGGCCAGCTGTTCAGCGGCGACCTTGGATTGTCCTTCACGTTCTTCCCGACGCCGGTGGCATCCGTGATCGGGCAGAGCCTGCCCTGGACGGTCGCGCTGGTCGGTATCACCACTATGGCCAGCTTCATGATCGGCACCTTCCTTGGCGTGCTCGCCGGTTGGCGTCGTGGTTCGTGGATCGACGGATTGTTGCCGGCGACAACGTTCCTGTCGTCGATCCCCTACTTCTGGCTCGGCCTGATCGCGATCGCGTTGTTCGCCGGTCAGGGCAGCTACTTCCCCTCGTCGGGTGGTTACGAGCCCGGCCTGGTGCCGAGCTGGGACGGCGAGTTCATCGGCAGCGCGATCCGGCACAGCCTGCTGCCCGCGATCACGATCCTGATCTCGTCGGTCAGCGGCTGGATCCTCGGCATGCGGAACATGATGATCACGGTCGCCTCCGAGGACTACATCACCGTCGCGCACGCCAAGGGCCTGTCCGAGCGTCGCGTCATGGTCGGGTACGCCGCCCGCAACGCGCTGCTGCCGAACGTGGCCGGGTTCGCGTTGTCGCTCGGCTTCATCGTCGGCGGCACGCTGCTGGTGGAGATCGTCTTCTCCTATCCCGGCATCGGCTTCAACCTGTTCCAGGCGGTCGGCTCGAAGGACTACCCGCTGATGCAGGGCGTCTTCCTGGTCATCACCTTGTCGGTCCTGGTCGCGAACCTGATCGCCGACGTGGCCTACCTCGTCCTCGACCCGCGCACCCGCAAGGAGGGCTGA